The genomic region GCAAGCGCAGATAGACGTCGGCCAGGTCCTGCATCAGGATGCTCCACGACACCCCGTCGATCGCCAGGTGGTGGACCACGACCAGCAGCCGGCTGCTCGACAGGTCGGTGCTTTCCAGCCATCTGAGCGCCATCAGCCGGCCGCTTTCGATGTCCAGGCCGCGCTGCGCCGCGTCGATCGCGTCGCCCCACGCGCGCTCGCTGTGCCGGCCGTCGCCGTCGACGCAGCGCACGACCGCGAACCGCGCATCCTGGAGTGCCTCGTCGGCTTCGAACAGATGGTGCAGCGCGCCGTCGCGCGATACGAAGCGCGAGCGCAGGATGTCGTGATGCCGTGCGACGATGCGGATCGCCTCGTTCATGATGACCGGGTCGGGCGCCTCGGTCAGCGCAATCAGCAGGGCCTGATTGAAGTGCGACCGGTCGACCTCGACGCGCTCGGCGAACCAGCGCGCGGCCGGCGCGAGCGCCGCTTCGCCCCGCACGGGCCCCTGATCGACTTCCAGCCCCGGCGTCTGCCGCACCGCCGTCGCCAGACCGGATACGGTGGTGTGCCGGAAAATGTCCTGCGGCTTCAGATACATGCCGTCGAGCGCCGCCCGCGACACGATGACCGCGGCCAGGATCGAATCGCCGCCGAGCGCGAAAAAGTCGTCGTCGGCGCCGACCGACGGCTGCCCCAGCACCTCGGCCCAGATCGCCGCGAGCCGGCGCTCGAGCTCGCTCGCGGCGGCGCGGGACGCCGCCGGGTTGGCCGCCGGCGACGGCAGGCCGGTCGCGTCGAGCGCCCCGCCCGCGTCGAGCGGCAAGGATTCGATCAGCGCATAGGCGTCCGGGTGCATCGCATCGGGCAAGGCTTGCTTCAGCGCGGCGCGCACCGCATGCTCGAGCGCCGGCCCGTCGGAGCCGGCGTCGTGCGCCACGAGGTAGGCGGCAAGCCGCGCGGACGCGCCGTCGTCCAGGCTCACGCATACCACGTCGGCTATGCCGTCGACCCTCGAGATCGCACGCTCGAGCTCGCCGATCGCGACGGGCGCGGCGCGATGGCCTGCGACGCGCGCGGACGGATCCGCGCACCATATTTCGCCATCGCGGCAGGACACGGCCAGGCCGGTCGCCACGCCGGTGCCGTCCGGCGGCGCGTCGCCGGACGGTGACGACGCGCCGGCCCGCGTGCCGTCGAAGAAGTGGAGCGTGCCGGCCTGCCGGTCGTCCGCGAAGTGCCCCGACGCACCGAGCACGACGGCGACACGGGCCGGATGCGCGGGGTCGGCGAGCCGCCAGCCGTGCGCCCCGGGCACGAACGCGCACCACGCGGCCGGCAGGTCGGCGCCGCACAGCGGCACGAAATGCGCGAGCGCCGGTGCGCGGCCGGCATCGACGAGCCGCGCCAGCGGATGCGGATGGTCGCCATAGGCGAGAAGCGCGCGCGCGCGGGCAAGCCCGAGCGCATCGGCCTGCCGCAGCAACAGCGTGGGCAGCAGCACCGACGGGGCATGCGCCAGCAAGCGGCCGAGTTCGGCATACGCGGGCTTCGCGAGCGCCGCCTCGCGCGCGGCGAGCCGGTCCAGCCCGGCCCGCCCGGACAGCCGCGCGAGGCCGCCGGTCAGCACCACCTTGGCGAGCGCCGCCGCCGCGAGCACGGCATGGGCGCCGCGCACGATCAGCACGGTGGCGTCGGCGTCGAGTCGCAGCCACGCGCCGATCTCGTCGAGCAACGGATCGACCGCCGCGCCCGGCTCGCCGGCGCCGTCCCGCGCCGCGGCCCGGCCGGTGCGCGCTATCTCGATTGCCCCGGGCTCCCAGCCGGCCCACCCATCGTCACGGCCCCGGCACACCGCGTCCGCCTGTTCGGCCGAGGCGGCAAGACGCGCGCCGACTGCCCGGATCGCGAGCAGCGCGGCCGCGCGCTCGGCGATGGCGGGCAGTTGCAGCGCCACGCCTTGACCCGCACCGATCCCGAGCGCCTCGAACCGCGCGGCCAGCGCGCCTACCGCGCCGGCCACCTCGCCGTGCAGGATCTCGCGCTCGTCGAAGCGCCAGACCGCCCGTGATGCCTCGACCGGCTCGGCCGGCCCGGCCGGCGCCGGGCGGCGTGCGCAGGCGGCGGCGAGCCGCTCGCGTACCGCCTCGGCGGCGGCGAGCCGGTACCCATGCAGCGGCCGTTGCGCGTCGTTCACCACCTGCTCGACCAGGTAGGCGTACTGGCTCGCGAAGCGGGCGATCGTCGCCTCCTCGAACAGGTCGGTGTTGAAGGTCCACGCGCAAAGGTACGCGTCGCCGAGATCCTGCACGTTGAGCGTGAGGTCGTGCGTTGCACCGCGCGTGCCGGTGCTCGACGCGGCGAGGCGCTCGCGATAGAGCGCAACGTCGGCAGCGCCCGACGCGGCGAAATCGCCACGCGCCTGGTTCCAGTTGTACATCACCTGATAGATGGGCGAGCGGCTCGGGTCGCGAGGCGGCCGCTGATCGTCGACCAGCTTCGGGAACGGAAAGTCCTGGTGATCGAGCACCCGCAGCATCATCTCGCGCGTGCGTCGTAACAGGTCGTCGAAGGGCTCGTCGGCCCGCAGCTCGCACGCGAGCACGACGGTGTTCACGAAATGACCGACCACGTTCTCGCTGCCGGGCGCGTTGCGCCCCGCGGTCGGCGCGCCGATCATCAGCCGCGTCTGTCCGGTGTGCAGGTGGAGCTGCAGCTGATAGACGGCCAGCAGCAGCATGTACGGCGTCACGCGCAACCGTTTCGCGGTGTCGCGCACCCGCGCCGACAGCGCGGCACCGAGCGGATGGTCGAACACGCGGCCGCGCTCCGTCTTGCGCGGCGGCCGGATGCGATCGGTCGCCAGATTCAGGACCGGAAAGCCGTGCTGCAACTCACGCCGCCAGAACGCGGCGAGCGCTTCGCCCTCGCCGGCATCGAGCCTGCGGCGCTCGTGCTCCACGCAGTCCTTGTATTGCACGGGCAGGGCCGGCAGCTTCAGCGGCTCGCCCAGGCGAGCCAGGCGATACAGCGCCTGCAGCTCGCCGAGCAGGATCTCCAGCGACCAGAAATCGGCGGCGATGTGATGCACGTTCAACAGCAGCACGGTGCGGATCGCGTCCGCGCCGTCGTGTTCGTTGCGCAGCAGCTTCAGCCTGATCGGCGACTGCGTCAGGTCGAACGGGCGATTCGATTCCTCGTCGACCCATCGGCGAATGGCGCCTTCGTCGGCCGCGAACACGCGGTCGATCGTGAACTGCGCGCGCGCGTCGGTGCCGATCTGCTGGCGCGGCTCGCCGTCGATCAGGCGGTAAGCGGTTCGCAGCACCGGGTGCCGCGCGATCAGATAATCGACGCAGCGACGCAGCGCTGCGACATCGACGTCGTCGACGAGACGCGTCGCATAGGTGACGTTGTACGCGGCGCTGTCCGGATTGAGCTGATGCAGCGACCACAGCGATTGCTGCGCGAACGACAGCGCATAGGTGCCCGCGGTGCCGGCGAACTGCTCCAGCAGCGCGACCAGCGCGGCCTTGCCGGCCTTCAGCTGATCGAGCAGCGCCGGCGTGACGGCGCCCTTGGGCGCCTTGTATTGCAGCTTGCCGTCCTGGGCCCACAGCTCGATGCCCCGTCCCGCCAGCTCATTGATGAATGCGATCGAGCTCACAGCTCTCCTCCTTCCATTTCCATGCCGAACGTCGCCTCGCCGGACACCGCGTCGATTCCGCCGGCGGTGCGCGACGGCGGCTCGGCTTCCGGCGCGCGGCTTGGGTTGCGATCGAGCGTCGCGACGATGGTGCGCACCACGTCGTCGATGGTCGCGCCTTCGAGCAATCGCCCGAACGGAACCTCGACGCCGAGCTCGCTGCGCAATCCGTTGCGGAAATCCGCGGCCATCAGCGAATCGAGCCCAAGCTCGATCAGCGCGATATCCGGCGAGATCCGCTCGACCGGCGTATGCAGGGTCGCGGCGATCGCCTCGCTCAGGTGCCCGCGCAGCAGCCGCGCGCGCGCCTCGCCCTGCAGGCCCGCCATGCGCTCGCGCAATCCGGGCCCGCTGGCGGCGGGGCGATCGGCCGCCAGCGCTGGCGTCGCCAGTTCCGACAACAGCGCGCCCATCGCCCGACTCGGGCTGCGCCTGATCAGCGTCTCGACTTCCACGTTCCAGATCTGCGTGTGTCCGTCGGGTTCGGCCACCAGCCTGTCGAACAGGCCAAGCGCGGCGTCCGGCTCGATCGGCGTGAGGCCGAACGAGGCGATGCGGCGCAGCTGCCGCGCGTCGAGCTGATCGACCATCCCGTTGCCGCCCCAGAGGCCCCAGTTCATGGTGTGCCCGGGCAGGCCGTCCTGGTTGCGCAGGGCCGTCAGCGCATCGAGGTAGGCGTTCGCCGCCGCGTAGGCGCACTGCCCCGGCGAGCCAATGCAGGCCACGATCGACGAGAACGACACGAAGTGCTGCAGCCGGAGATGGTCGGTGGCGCGATGCAGGTTCAAGGTCCCCGCGACCTTCGGCGCGAGCACCTTGATGACCTCGGCGCTCGGCTGGGTCGCGAGCAGGCCGTCGTCCAGCGTGCCCGCCGCGTGCAGGACGCCCACCAGCGGATGCGCGCGATCGGCCTCGAGCGCGTGGACGAGCGCGTCCACGTCGGCGGCCACGGTCACGTCGGCGGCCACGAATTCGACGCTCGCGCCGTGCCGGTCCGCGATCGACGCCAGCCTCGCGCGTTCGCCGTCGGCCGGCACCGCACGGCTGACGGACACGACCTTCGGGACGCCGTTGCGAATCAGCCGCTCGATCAGCCGGGTGCCGATTGCACCGCGCCCGCCCGTCACCAGGTAGGCACCGCGTGCGAGCGGCTGCGCCGCGCCGGCCTCGCGTGCGACCAGCCGCGGCACGTAGAGGGCCTCGCCATGCGCCACGAACTGCGTTTCGCCGCTCGCCGCGGCGCCTTTCACGGCGGCCAGCGCGGCGGCGCTGGAGGCGGCGTCCGGCGACGGCAGATCGACCGCCAGCACCGCATGGTCGCCGCTCTCGTGCATCAGGCTGCGGGCCACGCCCCATGCGGCCGCCTGAAACGGCGACACGCGCACCTCGACGCCGGGCACGCGCTGCGCGGCCCGGGTCACGATGCAGAACGCGGGGGCGCCCGCCGTCCAGCGGGTCTGCTGCACTTCGCGCCAGATGTTCGCGACGCGGCGGTAGGCGGCGCCGAGTGCCGCGAGCGCGTCGCCCGAGGCCGATTCGTCGGCCGCCGGCCACGCGTAGAGCAGCACGGCCGGCCCCGCATCCAGGCGGGCGCACGCGTCGCGCAGGGCGGCTCGGATGCGCTCGGCGCCGGCCTCGCCGTCGAGCGCGTCGTCGCTCGGCAGTGCCGCGAGCGCCAGGGCATCGCCGGCGTTCTCGCAGGCATGCGAGAGCAGCCCGTCGAGCGCGGAGCCGTTGCCGATCAAGACGAAGTTCGAACCCGCGCCGGCGCTTCGATGCGCGGCCGCCAGCGGCCGCCAGACGAGCGAGTGCAGCGCGACCGGCGCCGCGGCTCGCGGCTGCAGCCGCTGCGGATCGATGGCGAGCAGTCTCAGCCCGCGCACGGCGGCCAGGCAGCGTCCGGTGTCGTCGTAGAGCCAGAGATCGGCGGTCGCGAAGCTGCGCTTGACGCGGGCGCGCGCGGCGCACCATAGCGCCTGCACGCCGCGCATCGGCATGCAGGCGATCCGCTCGATGCCGACCGGCACGAAGGCCGTCTTCAGCCCCGCGTCCCACAACGCCCCCGCGACTGCCTGAAATGCGTTGTCGAGCAGCGCCGGATGCACCACGCGCCCCCAATCGCCGGTGCCGTCCGATCCCATTTCGATCCGGGCCAGCGCGGCATCGCCGCCCCGCGACAGCGCGCGAATCGACCGAAACGGCCCCTCGTACTCGAGCCCGGTCGAGTGCAGGCGTGCGTAGAATGCGTCGACCGGCAGCGCGTCGCGGCACTGCGCACGCCATGCGTCGAGCGGCGGCACGTCGCTGATGGGCTGGGTCGTCCCGATCCGCGCCGCGCATTGCAGGGTCCATTGCGGCTCGGCGGCGGCCGTGTCGTGACAGGCGTGAATCGCGATCGGCGCGCCTTCGCCCGGATCCGCGGCGTCGGCCGCCTGCACGACGGTGCCGAACGTCACCGCCCTGCCCGGCTCCAGCCTGAGCGCGTGGTCGAACGACACCGCACGCGCTTCGTGCCAGCGGCCGGCCTCGGGTTCCGCGGCGCTGCCGTCGCGCCGCGCCGCGGCATCGAGCATCGCCTCGATGAACCCTGCCGCCGGAAAGACCAGCTGTCCGTGCAGCCGGTGGCCGCCCAGGAACGGCAGATGCCGATCGGACACCTCGCTCTCGTAGCGGCGCTGCGCCGATGCCGGGATCGCCAGCAGCCGGCCCAGCACGCCGTGCTCGCTGGGGCGGTGCGCGCCGGCCGCGCGCGTCAGCACGCTCGGCCGCTGCGCCGGCTGCCTGGCCCCCACCCAGTAGCGGTGCGCTTCGAGCGGATATCGCGGCAGCACGCCGTGGCGCGCGGCCGCGCCCACGGGCGCCGCGGTTCGGGACCGCTCGTATGCCTGCCAGTCGACCCGGCGGCCGCGCTGATAGACGTGCGCCAAGGTTCGCAGCGCCTGCTCGGTCTCGCGTCCGTCGCCGCTCATCGAGGGCAGCGCGCTCAGGTCGCCGCGGTCGGGCCGATCGCCCAGGCAGGCGGTGACGAGACGCGAGAGCGTCTTGCCGGGCCCGATCTCGATGGCGGTCGTCACGTGGTCGTCGAGCAGGGTGCCGACGCCGGTGCGGAACGCCACCGTGGCCCGCACATGCTCGACCCAGTACGCGGGATCGCACAGGCGCTCGGTTTCGAATCGTCCCGTCACGTTCGACACGATCGGGATCGCAGGCGCGCGATACCTTACGGTCGCGGCAACCGCGCCGAATTCGGCCAGCATCGGCTCCATCAGCGGCGAGTGGAAGGCACGCGATGCCGCCAGCGCCCGGGTGGCGATGCCGCGCGACGCGAACCATCGCTCGAGCGCTTCGACGGCATCCGGCTCGCCCGACACCAGCACGCTCTCCGGTCCGTTGTCCGCGGCGATGGCGGCCCGCCCCGGGTAGTCGCGCACCGCGTCGGCAACCTGCCGCGCGCCGGCGAACACCGCGAGCGCGCGGCCCGGCGCGGTGAGCGTGTCCATCAGGCGCCCGCGCGCGGTCACGAGGCGGCAGCCGTCCTCGATCGAGAACACGCCGGCGATGCAC from Burkholderia glumae LMG 2196 = ATCC 33617 harbors:
- a CDS encoding condensation domain-containing protein; the protein is MSSIAFINELAGRGIELWAQDGKLQYKAPKGAVTPALLDQLKAGKAALVALLEQFAGTAGTYALSFAQQSLWSLHQLNPDSAAYNVTYATRLVDDVDVAALRRCVDYLIARHPVLRTAYRLIDGEPRQQIGTDARAQFTIDRVFAADEGAIRRWVDEESNRPFDLTQSPIRLKLLRNEHDGADAIRTVLLLNVHHIAADFWSLEILLGELQALYRLARLGEPLKLPALPVQYKDCVEHERRRLDAGEGEALAAFWRRELQHGFPVLNLATDRIRPPRKTERGRVFDHPLGAALSARVRDTAKRLRVTPYMLLLAVYQLQLHLHTGQTRLMIGAPTAGRNAPGSENVVGHFVNTVVLACELRADEPFDDLLRRTREMMLRVLDHQDFPFPKLVDDQRPPRDPSRSPIYQVMYNWNQARGDFAASGAADVALYRERLAASSTGTRGATHDLTLNVQDLGDAYLCAWTFNTDLFEEATIARFASQYAYLVEQVVNDAQRPLHGYRLAAAEAVRERLAAACARRPAPAGPAEPVEASRAVWRFDEREILHGEVAGAVGALAARFEALGIGAGQGVALQLPAIAERAAALLAIRAVGARLAASAEQADAVCRGRDDGWAGWEPGAIEIARTGRAAARDGAGEPGAAVDPLLDEIGAWLRLDADATVLIVRGAHAVLAAAALAKVVLTGGLARLSGRAGLDRLAAREAALAKPAYAELGRLLAHAPSVLLPTLLLRQADALGLARARALLAYGDHPHPLARLVDAGRAPALAHFVPLCGADLPAAWCAFVPGAHGWRLADPAHPARVAVVLGASGHFADDRQAGTLHFFDGTRAGASSPSGDAPPDGTGVATGLAVSCRDGEIWCADPSARVAGHRAAPVAIGELERAISRVDGIADVVCVSLDDGASARLAAYLVAHDAGSDGPALEHAVRAALKQALPDAMHPDAYALIESLPLDAGGALDATGLPSPAANPAASRAAASELERRLAAIWAEVLGQPSVGADDDFFALGGDSILAAVIVSRAALDGMYLKPQDIFRHTTVSGLATAVRQTPGLEVDQGPVRGEAALAPAARWFAERVEVDRSHFNQALLIALTEAPDPVIMNEAIRIVARHHDILRSRFVSRDGALHHLFEADEALQDARFAVVRCVDGDGRHSERAWGDAIDAAQRGLDIESGRLMALRWLESTDLSSSRLLVVVHHLAIDGVSWSILMQDLADVYLRLRAREAAALPLKTTSAKTWIEQWHALAQGDALDEDRRFWRGIKTQVHDTLAGAKRIALMRHGLTTIVQHAYQEASLSCTITLDAELTHAFRTVAPRAYGTDANDLLVAALHAGFRAWSGCDALFVDLEGHGRDALGDAVDLSRSIGWFTSIYPVLIDAPFAADDPAALIKAVKARLREIPRKGASYGVLRYLDARTPEDDALAAFPAAPVLFTYLGQLEQLAGQSPLYGGAPEPAPGIRSPRQRRTHLLDMVAYVSRGRLTIESSFFGVPGVDESIGCLMSRVEEALTTLIRHCSADGAGGLTPDDVPHLDVDQDDLDALLDEIDALDR
- a CDS encoding type I polyketide synthase; the encoded protein is MNESSMASAAPPISLTPVKQALLKIDALQRELAAAREAVNEPVAVVGMGCRLPGGADSAEALWSMLAAGTDAVGTVPADRWTDAIYDPRPGRRDTSYSRHGGFIDAVDRFDAAFFGVSDREAAHIDPQQRLLLECTWRALEDAGFSRETIASYRAGVFVGSSVDDYARVSEGVSGDTLSYAQTSLGTARPFAAGRISYLFGFHGPALHLDTACSSSLVAVHLACHSLRSRESDVAFAGGVNLMLSPEMSIALSELQALSPSGRCRTFDAAADGYVRGEGCGVVALMRLSDARAQGRPIRAVIRGSAVNHDGRSNGMTAPNGRAQREVIRAALERAGVAPADVDYVEAHGTGTPLGDPIELRALEDVYCRDTQRARDLYVGSIKTNIGHLESAAAVAGLMKLVCALQHGELPRHLHCDTPTAHVDWQTNGIRVATEHAPWPSSRPGRRVAAISSFGMSGTNAHLIVEAWQAPGAAADEADTAPAAHARHDIWPLSAHTAPMLKQVIEDCAAQLRAEAALAPAALASALRVARDSHRHRVAIVADSRDTLLDALSDAAREMAAPRVPPAGVRDRLAFLFAGQGAQRAGMARQLYRDFAPFRDVFDACDGCSEAQGELSLADLLWGDHQHRLDETRYTQPAMFALEVALARLWMHWGVVPDVVMGHSIGEYAAACIAGVFSIEDGCRLVTARGRLMDTLTAPGRALAVFAGARQVADAVRDYPGRAAIAADNGPESVLVSGEPDAVEALERWFASRGIATRALAASRAFHSPLMEPMLAEFGAVAATVRYRAPAIPIVSNVTGRFETERLCDPAYWVEHVRATVAFRTGVGTLLDDHVTTAIEIGPGKTLSRLVTACLGDRPDRGDLSALPSMSGDGRETEQALRTLAHVYQRGRRVDWQAYERSRTAAPVGAAARHGVLPRYPLEAHRYWVGARQPAQRPSVLTRAAGAHRPSEHGVLGRLLAIPASAQRRYESEVSDRHLPFLGGHRLHGQLVFPAAGFIEAMLDAAARRDGSAAEPEAGRWHEARAVSFDHALRLEPGRAVTFGTVVQAADAADPGEGAPIAIHACHDTAAAEPQWTLQCAARIGTTQPISDVPPLDAWRAQCRDALPVDAFYARLHSTGLEYEGPFRSIRALSRGGDAALARIEMGSDGTGDWGRVVHPALLDNAFQAVAGALWDAGLKTAFVPVGIERIACMPMRGVQALWCAARARVKRSFATADLWLYDDTGRCLAAVRGLRLLAIDPQRLQPRAAAPVALHSLVWRPLAAAHRSAGAGSNFVLIGNGSALDGLLSHACENAGDALALAALPSDDALDGEAGAERIRAALRDACARLDAGPAVLLYAWPAADESASGDALAALGAAYRRVANIWREVQQTRWTAGAPAFCIVTRAAQRVPGVEVRVSPFQAAAWGVARSLMHESGDHAVLAVDLPSPDAASSAAALAAVKGAAASGETQFVAHGEALYVPRLVAREAGAAQPLARGAYLVTGGRGAIGTRLIERLIRNGVPKVVSVSRAVPADGERARLASIADRHGASVEFVAADVTVAADVDALVHALEADRAHPLVGVLHAAGTLDDGLLATQPSAEVIKVLAPKVAGTLNLHRATDHLRLQHFVSFSSIVACIGSPGQCAYAAANAYLDALTALRNQDGLPGHTMNWGLWGGNGMVDQLDARQLRRIASFGLTPIEPDAALGLFDRLVAEPDGHTQIWNVEVETLIRRSPSRAMGALLSELATPALAADRPAASGPGLRERMAGLQGEARARLLRGHLSEAIAATLHTPVERISPDIALIELGLDSLMAADFRNGLRSELGVEVPFGRLLEGATIDDVVRTIVATLDRNPSRAPEAEPPSRTAGGIDAVSGEATFGMEMEGGEL